A single genomic interval of Candidatus Sulfotelmatobacter sp. harbors:
- a CDS encoding glycoside hydrolase family 3 C-terminal domain-containing protein, protein MGTPTRNILHRVFFIVVVLISALGAPRAGAQTASSPIYLDPSQPMDVRVDDLIRRMTLEQKASQLVNQARAIPDLQVPNYDWWSEALHGVANAGTATVFPEPIGLAATFDDPLIHEMAIVIGTEARAKHNQAIKAGRRDIMEGLDFWSPNINIFRDPRWGRGQETYGEDPFLTGRMGVAFVTGLQGDDPKYFRVISTPKHFAVHSGPEPSRHSIDVQVSKHDMEDTYLPAFRAAVTEGKAESVMCAYNRVNGEPACANTFLLKDTLRGAWKFNGYVVSDCDAIVDIFQGHHFVKSQAEAAAVAIKTGMDNECADFFTIAKDDHDYKPFIDAVKQGLLTEADLDVSLRRLFTARMRLGMFDPPSMVPYAQTPESEIDSAAHRQLALKTARESMVLLKNDGVLPFASGVKKILVVGPLAESVQVLHGNYSGTASYAVTALEGIRKQFAGAQVSYEPGTNFLREAPVILTSVLSTEDGKPGLRGEYFSGELTGTPQVVRVDPYVDLQLSHPDAHALPVPAGMKDFSVRWTGFLTPSESRTYQIGLMGSMQRLWLDGKLIIDDFVGHDPNPQFATVTLTKGHKYAVKIEYLAGGRTTKLVWLPVSGDPLVEAVSAAQQADAVVAVVGITSKLEGEEMRVDLPGFKGGDRTNLSLPAEEEALLGALKGSGKPLVVVLMNGSALAVNWANDHANAILEAWYSGEEGGTAIAQTLAGVNNPAGRLPVTFYKGVEQLPEFEDYAMKNRTYRYFTGEPLYPFGYGLSYSKIEYSNLKLSSPELDAGNPLSVDVDVKNASSQAGDEVVELYVTFPKLAGTPLRALRGFTRIHLDAGEMRHVKLELRPRDLSYVNEAGDRIVAEGDYVITAGGGQPGTGAAQAEAHLAIRGEQKLPE, encoded by the coding sequence ATGGGAACGCCCACTCGAAATATTCTGCACAGAGTTTTCTTTATTGTCGTCGTTCTCATTTCTGCGCTCGGTGCACCGCGTGCCGGGGCACAGACGGCGTCGAGCCCTATCTATCTGGATCCATCCCAGCCGATGGATGTGCGCGTTGACGATCTGATCAGGCGCATGACGCTGGAGCAGAAAGCTTCGCAGCTGGTGAACCAGGCGCGGGCGATTCCCGACTTGCAGGTGCCGAATTATGACTGGTGGAGTGAGGCGTTGCACGGCGTAGCTAACGCGGGGACGGCGACAGTGTTTCCTGAGCCGATTGGACTGGCGGCCACGTTTGACGATCCGCTGATTCACGAGATGGCGATTGTGATTGGGACGGAGGCTCGCGCGAAACATAATCAGGCGATCAAGGCGGGACGGCGCGACATTATGGAGGGTCTGGATTTCTGGTCGCCGAATATTAATATTTTTCGCGACCCGCGCTGGGGGCGCGGGCAGGAGACGTACGGGGAAGATCCATTTTTGACCGGGCGCATGGGCGTGGCGTTCGTGACCGGCTTGCAGGGGGATGATCCGAAGTATTTCCGGGTTATTTCTACGCCGAAACATTTCGCGGTGCACAGCGGGCCGGAGCCGTCGCGGCACAGCATTGACGTTCAGGTTTCGAAGCACGATATGGAAGACACGTACTTGCCGGCGTTCCGCGCAGCGGTGACCGAGGGCAAAGCCGAGTCGGTGATGTGCGCCTATAACCGCGTGAATGGCGAACCGGCGTGCGCGAATACTTTTTTGCTCAAGGACACGTTGCGCGGGGCGTGGAAGTTCAACGGCTATGTGGTATCGGATTGCGACGCGATCGTCGATATTTTTCAGGGCCACCACTTCGTCAAGAGCCAGGCCGAGGCCGCGGCGGTTGCGATTAAGACTGGAATGGACAATGAGTGCGCCGACTTTTTCACCATCGCGAAGGACGATCACGACTACAAGCCGTTCATCGACGCCGTAAAGCAGGGACTGCTCACGGAGGCGGATTTGGACGTTTCGTTGCGGCGGCTGTTTACGGCGCGCATGCGATTGGGAATGTTCGATCCTCCGAGTATGGTTCCGTATGCGCAGACGCCGGAGTCGGAGATTGACAGCGCGGCGCATCGGCAACTGGCGCTGAAGACGGCGCGAGAATCGATGGTGCTGTTGAAGAATGACGGCGTGCTTCCGTTCGCGAGTGGCGTGAAGAAAATTCTCGTGGTCGGGCCCTTGGCGGAGTCGGTGCAGGTGCTGCACGGAAACTACAGTGGTACGGCGTCGTATGCGGTGACGGCGCTTGAGGGGATTCGGAAACAGTTTGCCGGGGCACAGGTTTCCTATGAGCCGGGGACGAATTTTCTGCGGGAGGCTCCGGTGATTCTGACCTCGGTGTTGTCGACCGAGGACGGCAAGCCTGGGCTGAGAGGGGAATATTTTTCGGGAGAATTGACGGGAACGCCGCAAGTCGTACGGGTCGATCCCTACGTCGATCTTCAGCTTTCGCATCCCGATGCGCATGCGCTGCCGGTGCCGGCCGGCATGAAGGATTTCTCAGTACGTTGGACCGGATTTCTGACACCCTCGGAATCCCGTACTTATCAGATCGGTTTGATGGGGTCGATGCAGCGGCTGTGGCTGGACGGCAAATTAATTATCGATGACTTCGTGGGGCACGATCCCAATCCGCAGTTCGCGACGGTTACGCTCACCAAGGGACATAAATACGCGGTGAAAATCGAGTATCTGGCCGGCGGGCGGACGACGAAGCTGGTCTGGTTGCCGGTGAGCGGCGATCCGTTGGTGGAAGCGGTCTCGGCGGCACAGCAGGCTGATGCAGTGGTCGCGGTGGTGGGCATCACATCGAAGCTGGAGGGTGAGGAGATGCGGGTCGACCTGCCCGGATTCAAGGGCGGTGACCGCACGAATCTCAGTCTGCCGGCCGAAGAAGAAGCGCTGCTCGGAGCGCTGAAAGGTTCGGGCAAGCCGCTGGTGGTGGTGCTGATGAATGGCAGCGCGCTGGCCGTGAATTGGGCGAACGATCATGCCAATGCGATCCTGGAAGCTTGGTACTCGGGAGAAGAAGGGGGAACGGCGATCGCGCAGACGCTGGCTGGCGTAAACAATCCGGCCGGACGGTTGCCGGTGACTTTTTATAAAGGAGTGGAGCAGTTGCCGGAGTTCGAAGATTATGCGATGAAGAACCGCACGTATCGGTATTTCACAGGGGAGCCGTTGTATCCGTTCGGATATGGGTTGAGCTATTCGAAGATCGAATATAGCAATCTGAAATTGTCCAGCCCGGAACTGGACGCGGGTAATCCACTGTCGGTTGATGTGGACGTGAAGAACGCCAGCTCACAAGCGGGAGATGAGGTGGTGGAACTTTACGTCACGTTCCCCAAGCTGGCAGGGACGCCCTTGCGGGCGCTGCGCGGGTTTACGCGGATTCATTTGGACGCCGGCGAAATGCGGCATGTGAAGCTAGAGTTGCGGCCGCGCGACTTGAGCTATGTGAATGAAGCCGGGGATCGGATAGTCGCGGAGGGGGATTATGTGATCACTGCCGGCGGAGGACAGCCTGGAACTGGTGCGGCGCAGGCGGAGGCTCATCTCGCGATTCGCGGGGAACAAAAATTGCCGGAGTAA
- a CDS encoding CRTAC1 family protein — MSLGFTGASLVVQAQGLKPEDEVTLHSAPSTSSGRALKGRSSTLPAAPGSPVSGWNPAAESPIRFTFQPIDFKLDSDETPERHAPETMAGGVAIFDYNNDGKVDIFFTNGADIKTLKKDSPKYSDHLFENDGHGHFTDVTEKAGLAGTGYDIGVAVGDYDNDGYEDIFVTGVYRNTLYHNNGNGTFADVTMKAGLNKPDAEYGPLWSVAAAWVDVNNDGLLDLVVINYLKWDFNHEPLCEAYGHREYCHPKFYKPTPNQLFLNNGDGTFRDASVEAGFRAHPGKGMGVAAADSTLSGKMDLMIPNDKLMNSFYRNLGGGKFEEAGFEENVALREDGVFISGMGVDFRDLDNDGYPDIFLVALDGETFPLYRNTGKGSFVEVTRESNMTKLSLPMAGYSPNIADFDNDGWKDIFVSRGHVQSLLAAPNIVVEQPNSVFRNLGGMKFSALTAEAGFTAQPAARHRGSAVGDLNGDGRLDVVVSALSAPAEIWINQSPGNNHWIEFKLQGTKSNRDGIGARIKVVTKTGAQYNHMTTSAGYASSSAGPVHFGLGANASADVVEIRWPSGIVQTLRDVAGDRVVVVKEAGR, encoded by the coding sequence TTGTCCCTGGGGTTCACGGGCGCGTCGTTGGTTGTACAAGCGCAGGGGCTAAAGCCCGAAGATGAAGTGACGCTTCACTCGGCCCCTTCGACAAGCTCAGGGCGGGCTCTAAAGGGCCGCTCTTCCACGTTACCAGCCGCTCCCGGTTCACCCGTTTCGGGCTGGAACCCCGCGGCCGAAAGTCCGATCCGGTTTACCTTTCAACCCATCGATTTCAAGCTGGACAGTGATGAGACGCCGGAGCGGCATGCTCCCGAGACGATGGCGGGCGGCGTCGCTATTTTCGATTACAACAATGACGGGAAGGTCGATATTTTCTTCACCAACGGTGCGGATATCAAGACGCTCAAGAAGGATTCTCCGAAATATTCAGACCACCTTTTCGAGAACGACGGGCACGGGCACTTCACGGATGTGACCGAAAAGGCCGGGCTGGCGGGAACCGGCTACGACATCGGCGTCGCGGTGGGCGATTACGACAACGATGGATACGAGGACATTTTTGTTACGGGCGTGTATCGCAACACGCTGTATCACAACAACGGCAACGGAACCTTCGCTGATGTAACCATGAAGGCCGGCTTGAACAAGCCGGACGCTGAGTATGGGCCGCTGTGGTCGGTGGCCGCGGCTTGGGTGGATGTGAACAACGACGGGCTGCTCGATCTAGTGGTCATCAATTATTTGAAGTGGGATTTCAATCATGAGCCGCTGTGCGAGGCTTATGGGCATCGAGAATATTGCCATCCGAAGTTTTACAAGCCCACGCCGAACCAGTTGTTCCTGAACAATGGCGATGGCACGTTTCGCGATGCATCGGTCGAGGCGGGATTCCGCGCGCATCCGGGCAAAGGGATGGGAGTGGCGGCGGCGGATTCTACGCTCTCGGGCAAGATGGATCTGATGATTCCCAATGACAAGCTGATGAATTCGTTTTATCGAAACCTGGGAGGCGGGAAGTTTGAGGAGGCGGGGTTTGAGGAAAATGTGGCGCTGCGGGAAGACGGCGTTTTCATTTCCGGCATGGGCGTGGATTTTCGCGACCTGGATAATGACGGGTATCCCGATATTTTTCTGGTGGCGCTGGATGGCGAAACTTTTCCGCTTTACCGGAACACCGGCAAGGGAAGCTTTGTGGAGGTGACGCGCGAGAGCAATATGACGAAGCTTTCGCTGCCGATGGCGGGGTATTCTCCGAACATTGCGGATTTTGACAATGATGGGTGGAAAGATATTTTTGTCTCGCGGGGACATGTGCAGTCGCTGCTGGCTGCGCCGAATATTGTTGTCGAGCAGCCGAATTCTGTATTTCGCAATCTGGGGGGAATGAAGTTTTCTGCGTTGACGGCCGAGGCTGGATTTACGGCGCAACCGGCAGCGCGGCATCGGGGGTCGGCCGTGGGGGACTTGAATGGAGACGGGCGGCTCGACGTGGTGGTGTCTGCACTCAGCGCGCCGGCGGAGATTTGGATCAACCAGAGTCCAGGGAACAATCATTGGATTGAATTCAAGTTGCAGGGGACTAAGAGTAATCGCGACGGGATTGGGGCACGGATCAAAGTCGTGACGAAGACGGGTGCGCAGTATAACCACATGACGACGAGCGCGGGGTATGCATCGTCGAGTGCAGGGCCGGTACATTTTGGGTTGGGGGCGAACGCGTCGGCGGATGTGGTGGAGATACGGTGGCCTTCGGGGATTGTGCAGACTTTGCGGGATGTC